The segment TCCCGATCAAGAGGTCATCTGTATTAGTGGCGATGCCAGCTTCCAAATGAATTTACAAGAGTTGGCGACATTAGCACAATATGGAATAAATGTCAAGACTGTTATTGTGAATAATGGTTGGCAAGGGATGGTGCGTCAGTGGCAACAAGCCTTCTATGGTGAACGCTACTCATCTTCTAATATGCAAGCCGGAATGCCCGATTTTGAACTCCTCGCTCAAGCCTTTGGGGTCAAAGGGATCACCGTTCGGGAACATTCGGAGTTGTCAGGGGCTATTGCTGAAATGTTAGCCCATCCAGGGCCAGTGCTGATGGATGTCCATGTTACCCGCGATGAAAACTGTTATCCTATGGTAGCTCCAGGTAAGAGCAACGCTCAGATGATCGGGTTGCCAGAGCGCAAAAGTTTAGGAGAGGCGATCGAGCTTATCTACTGTACCCATTGCGGTGCAAAAAACCCCACAACTAACCATTTTTGCCCTGAGTGCGGGACGAAGCTTTAAGTCAGGAGATTGTTGATTAACGCTACTGAAATTGACAATCTTTTGATAAAGTTGATCGGCATTTTGACCCTATCCTAATTATCAGGAGAGGGTTTTTTCATGGAATCTACTCCAAAAACGTCTTGACAGTGCCATTAGGAATCAACACTAAGCGAATGGTTTGATCACCCTCAACAGTCAGCTTAGAAACAAAGGATGAACCAGGGTTAGGAATGCCCGTCTGGGGATAATAAAGCGTCGCTGCTTTTCCTAGGGGAACCGCCTGTTTAAGAGAACCATCCGGTTGAACAATCAACCGATATTCAAGGGTTTGGCTCAAATCTTGGGGCGGTTGCCAACGGGCTTGAAAATACTGCCTTGCTTCTGCCACTTGGGGAATGGTATCGAGTAAACTTGTTTCCGGAGCCGGTTTAGCCCTGGTTAAGGGGTTACGAATCGGGGTTTCTGGGAGACTCTCTTGGATAGGGGATGGCACGTCAAAGGACTGAGCTCGCAGGGGGGGAGGAGCCGGAATGGGACGAATGGCACCAATGCGACTAGCTACCGTTGTCGAGGTAGGAGCCATGATCATCGCAGTTCCAGGGACAGGAAGACTGATGAGATCTTGAGGCGGCGGCGCGTTAGGAACGCTATTATTTTGCGCTGTAGCGGGTTGTGAAGGAGCCGGAGGAACCACTGGAGGCGGGGGTAACTCTCTGAGTGTGGGTGCTTGAATTTCAGCCGAAGGGTTACGCGGAGGTGGGGTGGCCTCGCCAATTTTTTCGGGTGGCGGCAAGGGATCTTTCGTGGCTAACACGGGAGCTAAAGAAGGTCTCGGCATAGGTCCTTTAGGGGGTGGGGGTACAGGGGGTAACACATCAAGAAAACCTCCTTCTTCTTCGATCGCATCGGGTTGAGAACTAAGAGAGTCTCCCTTGGCGTTTATGCTCTGAAACCATCTTAATCCGACAGTGGGAATAGCGATCGCTAATAAAGTCACTGCTACCGCACCACTCCAGATCCAAACCCCTTTCACTTTAGCCACCTTTTGGGGAGAGGAGAGAACAGCGACATCCTGATGGTATTCTTCTAGGGCGTTCACCAGATCAAAGAGTTGGGAGGCACTTAGGTTAACGGTGTTATGGGTGGCTTGATCCTCTAAAGAGCCCAATCTCAACTCATGGGATAAAAAACCCTTGGGGTATAATGTGGGCGGTAAACTGACTGAATTTTCGCTATCTGTGACAGTTTTGGGTAGGGAAGAGAGGGCAACGAGACAAGCTGCTTCTTCAGTCGATGAAGAGTGAGTAACCGTTAAGCAATTAACGGTTTGATGGAGTAGGTTTTGGACATAGGAACACACCACATCGGATAATAATTCGAGTTGAGGAAGTTCCCCTTGTAAGGTGACTTGTTGATCTTCTAGCAGTCTGGGATCATCGAATCTTAAGACAAAGTTTAAATCCTTTAGGGTCGCTTGTTCCCGCCAACGGGAGAGGGGGGAGCGTTTGTCCCACAGTTCTAGGGTGCAGGTGGGAGGGGTGTAACGGCGAATAGGGGCATTATTAAAGGGATTCATCTGGTAAGCGTCGATTTTATCTAGGTTTAAGCATAGTTATCGGGAATAGTCTAGCATCGCTAACCATAGGCGGCGATGTCCATCGGGGGTGCTGTAAAAGAGTAAATCTACTAGCAGTTTAAAGGCTAATTTTGCTAGTTGTTCAGTGGATAAGGATGAACTTTCTGTCGTTCCTCCTTGATACAGATGATTAAAACTCTCACAATATTCCTGTAGTAAGCCAATTCTTAGGGGATCTTTATTTTGAGTCATCATCTGTTCGAGTAATGTTACCGCACGACGGATTAATTCTTGGTTTTGTTGACACAGATGACAGAGGATAATAATCTGCGATCGCGCTTCTTCTATGGTTAAAGGGGTAGGGGTTTCCTCGGTTGGGCTAATTCCTGATAACTGTCGTTGTTGCCAGAGTTGCCACTTTTGTACTTTGATGATGTTTAATCCAAGATCTTGCGCCACTGAAACAAGATCGCTGGAGTTAATTTTAGTTAATGCTTCTAATCCTAGCAAAACTAGGTCTAAATGGGTTTTAATTTTGTCTAATTGCTCTGAATTGGGAACATTGGACAGGGATAAATCTTCCCAATTGCTTACGGGGGATAGGGTTTCTGTTGTCAGAGACATAGATGGGAGGTTAGTTTTGCTGATCAATAACCCCCATATTTTAAACTAATTGATTTCAAAGCGTAATCGTCTGATGCGTTGGGAGCCTATCCTACTATTCTATAGACTAAAATAGTTGTATGCGGGAACTTCTTCTAAAACTAAACTGAATAAAAACAGGAGATATTTCTATCTCCTGTTTCCTCAAAGATAAAAGTTTTACTGATAACTGTTAAAGAACTTTATGGGTATGGGAATGCTGTTTAACATTATCTTCAGTGCGTACAACATTAACCGCATTCAAAACCCGTTTTCTGTCTAAAGAATAATTAAAATCATTCCGTACAGTCCCTAACGGAATATGAGAGGTTGCTTCGGGACGACTCTTGTAAGTCCTGACGGTTGCAGCAACTCGTTCAGAAAAATTATCACAAAACTGTGCATTTTCAGGAAATTCCACCAGTTTACGAGGTTTTTCTCCGGTTAATACTTCCCCAACGGTTTTAGCACAAGCCAATTGATAGGAAGTCGGGATACCCTTAATAATAGCTTCTAAGGCGGCTGAAGCGATCGGTTCTATGACTTGAACTTCAAAAAATTCCCCATCTTCTTTAAGGTAGCAGGTGGCTAACCCAAAAACGCAATAGTCATCTGTCGCAATGTCGGGTGCATTCGGAAGTAAGGTTGCAGTTGCCATACGCTTGATTGTGGAATCCTTATAATTAATAGTCATTCAAGACTCTATAACGATCTTACCAGCGACAGACACAAATGTTTTAGTAATTTTCTTAAGAGTAACCAAAGTTAATGCAAAAAGATTAAAAATACTAAGTTCTAATACTATAATCCTCTTGATCAAAAGTCAGGTTAGGATTATAACAAGGGTCATGTTCTATTAACACTTTCCACTGAGTTTGAAAATATTTACCTTCACAAAATAGTCGTGCTTTTTTGAAATTATTCAAGCTGTCATAACCTCGACTCTTCGATTCATAATGATAGAGAACAACATGGGGTAAATAGATATTTCGATACCCCTTATCAATCATCTTAAAACAGAGATCAATATCATTATAATTGACCGCAAGTGTTTCATCAAACCCTCCAATTTCTTCAAAAACATCTCGCCGACACATTAAACAAGCACCCGTAACAGCCGAATAATTCGTAATAGTATTGAGTTGATTAAAATAACCTGGAGAACGGAACGGAAAGCGTTTATGACTGTGTCCACACGAGTAAAAAATACCTCCTATGACACCCGCGTGTTGGATAGTATCATCAGGGAATAATAATAATGCACCGACAGCACCGATGGAAGGACGTTGTGCTTGTTCAACTAACGCTTCAATCCAATCAGGGGTAATTACTTCGATGTCATTATTGAGAAAAAGTAGGTATTTTCCTTGAGAATGCTGAACCGCAAAATTATTAATTTGTGAATAATTAAAAGGAATTTTTAAGGGAAAAACTTTTAACTTTTCAGGTTCTTTTTCTTGCCATTGTTTCATGACTTCTAGAGATCGTTCTTCCGTACTACCATTATCAATGAGAATGATCTCAAAGTTGGGATAGGTGGATTGTTCAAAAATTGATTTTAAACATTGATTTAGGGTATCTCCTAAGTCCTTTGTCGGGATGATAATACTGACTAAATCATCAGTTTTTAGTTCATAACGAATATGATAGTTTCCTAAACAATAGGGTACATCCGTAACAGTTCCTGGTTCTCCTCGTCTTTCAATCGCTTCAGAAAGCGCTTTTTTAGCCGTCATCACTGCATAATTTTTACTATCAATATTAGTAGACGTTGACTGAGCATGAATCCGCCAATGGTAGAGAACATTAGGAATATGAAATATTTTATCGGTTTTTTCGGTTAATCTCAACACTAAATCATAGTCCTGACTTCCTTCGTATCCGACGCGAAATGCACCTATTTGTTCAACCAAAGAACGACGATAAACCCCTAAATGACAGGTATACATTTTCGATAAAAAAGAATCAGGACACCAATCAGGTTTAAAAAAGGGATCACTTAAATAACCTTGTTCATCAATTTTATCTTCATCTGAATAAATCATATCAGCATCGGCATGATCATTGAGCATAGAAACGACGTGATATAACGCATGGGGGGTCAAAACATCATCGTGATCAAGCAGTGCAATAAATTCTCCCATTGCTATTTCAAACGCTGAATTAGACGCTTCAGCAATATGACCATTTTCTTGACGAAAAACTACTTTAATGCGTGTATCTTCAGCAGCATAATCTGCTAAAATCTCGTAAACTTGGGGGTTAGTTGACGCATCATCAGCAATACACAGTTGCCAATTTTGATAAACTTGATTGAGGACTGAATTAATAGCCGTTTTTAGATAAGCTATCTTAGGATTAAAAACAGGCATAATGATACTAATTAAAGGCTGATATTCTAATTTTTGAATCTGTTCAGCCATTGTGTTGAGATCCTCACTCGTAGGATAATTAAAACTCAACCAAGTTTGATAGTTAGGATCTAAACTTTTGGGAATTTCCTCTGATACAATCGGTTCAGCTCGTAATTTAAAAGACGGTAATTCAATGGTAGAACAAGGAAAAGGATGGCGATTTTCTTCTAATCCAATGGTTAAGTAGTGTAGTAAAGGATTGATCCCTAATTCAACAACATCGGGATACTGTTCTAGATAATAAGTCGTATCAAATAAAGGATGGGGTTTATTTCCTTTTTTTGCCCCTATCATAATATAATGAGCCAGGGGATTCATTCCTAATTGAGTTACTTCAGGATATTGCTCTAGGTAGAAAGACGTATCAAAAAGTGGGTTAGGATCTTTTCCTTGGGATGCACCGATATCTAGATAGTGACCAAGAGGATCAACATTAGATAATTTAACGTCAGGATTTTGTTGCCAATAATACCCTGTATCAAATAAACCACTTTTGCTAATTATCTGGGCTATTCTCCATCTTCTTAGCTTTTGAGGAAATTGAAAAGTGATGATCCAATAGACTAATTTAAAGAGTTTTGTCAAAACTAAAACGCTAAATTGATAGAAAAAATTCGAGGTTTTTTTGAAAACAGAAAAAACTGATTGATTGAAGTTAAAATTACCACTGTGTTGAAAACCAGAACTATTTTCTAAGGCTTGAACCTGCGATCGCAACGTTTCTACTTCTTGCGCTTTCAACCGTAGCATTTCGATTTCTTGAGAGAGACTAAGATAAGCATTTAAGGTTTGATTAATTTGCTTAATCCAAGCTGAGGTATGGGATTTCAGACGAGATCCTTGAGCAATTTCTAAGAAAAAAGATTCTAATTTATTAATAGAAGTATCCCATTTCATTTGTTGTGATGTCTGTTGTCCATTTTTTTGCAATTGACGATATAAATCCCGATCATCAATCAACCTTTGTATAGCTTTTCTGGCTAATTCAATTTCTCCATTGGGGACAACTAAAGCATTATATTCATTAACAATATATTCATCATAACCCGTGACATCACTGACCACACAAACACCACCACAAGCCATCATTTCTAGTGGCGGACCAAAGAACCCTTCTACACTACTCAATTTCAACAAAATATCACAACTAGAGTAAATCGATTTCATTTCATTAAAGGGAACTTGATAAAAAAATCGATCAATTTTCCAATCCGAACAAGGTTTACCTTGATTAGAAACACACCAGACTTCACAATCAAAATAAGAACAAACTTCTAAAGCTTCTTTAATTCGTTTAAAAGGAGTATTAATTGAGCCTTCGACTAAAATTCTATACTTATCTTTTGGTTTGGGAATGATGGGATCAACCCGATGAATAATCGTCGGATCAAATCCGTTAGGAATATAACAAGCAGATTTTCCAAAATTCAGATTTAACCACTCAACAATCCAGCGAGCTTCGGTCATAAAATGGATATTAGAAAAATAGGTTAAAGCGACTTGACTTTGATAGATAGGATTATCATAAAAACGAGTTTCATCGGATTGGACAAAATAAACCTTATGCTGTGCTGGAAAATTCAGAACAGGAATTAAGGTTGCCCAAAAAGTAGCTACACAAATATCAACATCTTCGGGAAATGCTTCAGGATGAAAAACCGGTATATGACTATAGGGAAACCATTCAAAAGACTCAGGACTCGCGGGAGTATTTCGATCTAACAAACAGATAGAAATATCATATCCTCGTGCTTGCAATCGGGTAATGTGTTGCAAGACAACTATATGACCGCCACAGATTAAATTTGAAGGTAAAACATAGACAATTTTCATGAGCGTTTAATGGCATTAGTGGATGGTTTAAACAAACTAGACCTGACTAAATTTTTTAACCCTGATTTTAAATCAATGGTTGGACTAAAGCCTAATTTTTTTGTTGCTAAGGTGATATCTGAACACGAATGTTGAATATCTCCCGTCCGCGCGGAATGAAACTGTGGGGGAATCTCATAACCAACACTTTCAGCGATAATGTCCAATAATTCGCGTAAATTGGTGCTAACGCCCGTTCCAATGTTAAAGACTCGATAGTGAGACAAGACCGACGCTTCTACTGAGGCGGCCAAAAAATTGGCCTTAGCCACATCCCGAACATGGATAAAATCTCGACTTTGATAGCCATCCCCATAAATATGAGGGGTCTGATGGGTACGATAGGCCTCGATAAATCGAGGAATCACCGCCGCATAGTCAGAATCTGGTCTTTGCCGCTCACCATAAACGTTAAAATAACGAAGACACAGACTCGGCAACCCGTAGGCAGCATAAAAGCTCGATGCGAAGGCTTCGGCCGTTAACTTACTCGCCGCATAGGGAGACTTAGGCACAGGTAAATCGGTTTCTCTGACTGGGGGGGTATGACTATCCCCATAGACTGCACAACTCGAAGAAATAATCACCCTAGAAACCTTGGATTGCACGGCAGCCCACAGAACATTTAACGTCCCTGTGTTGTTAATTTCATGGGCTAAGAGAGGGTTGTCTACCGATTGCGCGACGGAGGTGAGAGCAGCTAAATGAAACACCCAATCTACACCTTTCATTGCTTTGACTAATCCATCGAAATGACGAATATCATCTTGGATTAGTTCAATCTCAGAAGCTATTGACCTTAAGTTCCCAGAACTCCCCGATGTTAGATTATCATAGACCTTGACAGAAATCCCTTTTTCTAATAGTTGTTCGACAAGGTGAGAGCCAATAAATCCTGCCCCACCAATAACAATGGCTTTCAATAGTATTCACCTCATGACTCAAGATTGCACGCTAATTTTTGATCTTTACTTCTCAAATAAAGATAGGCAATCTAAAGAAGGAACCCCCCAATCCATCACTTTTTGTTGAACAATTTTCAAGTTTTCTTTTGCGCAATAATGCGCAAACAAAGGGGCTGACATAAAGTTACGCCATCCAGGGTTAACATGAACGTCACCCCCTGGATTTTCGGTATAGTTAGAATGATGGCAAAATCCACGACCACCTGGGACTAAAACACGATGAAATTCTTTTAAATAACTGCGGATAACATCACTGTCGAAATGCACCATGGCATCCCAACAATAAATAAAGGTGATAGATTCATCAGGAATCCCTGGTAACTCGGTTCCATCGGTCTTAACATAGGAAATATTTTCCTCCCCTTTAAAGCGTTCTTGACAGTAATCTAAGTTTTCTTGATTAATATCAATAATAATAATCTTGTCAGCAATCTCTTTTAATTTAACCGTATTTCTCCCGTGTCCTGCCGCTAGATCAATTGTATTACTAAAGTCGCTGCCTTCAATAAAAGGATAGACAAGATACTGCCATTGAGAGTCCATCGCGGGTTCAGCATCATCATAATAGGGACTACTTTTCCAATCATCCCCAACAAATGCAGCAATCTCGGTTAAAGGTTTCATCTGATTATTCCTCTGTTTAAGGTTAGTTGTTAAAGAAATTGAGTCGGATTTTTGCCAAAGCTTTGCGGAGTTTTGTTCAATAATTTGATAGTCTTCTTGATAAAGAGCTTTAAGTTTCACCTGAATCGGTTCAGGCAATTCTACTGGAATATTTTCCGAGCTATTATAATACTCTCTTGACACAGTTTCAACACCAATACTGTGAAGATAATGATTAAGATCATCAAGGTGAACAATAATGTCGATTTGGTGGAGTTGATAATGCCTCGCTTGCGGCCGAATATGTTCGTCAATCCAGAGGGGATCACTATGACCCAATTCTTGCTCTAAATACTCTAAAATCTTCTCTAAGGGGGTTTCTGGGGTTAATCCAGCTTTGCGAGCATGGGAAAGGGGAGAATTAAGTACCTTATCCTTGTAATAGCTAATAAATCGCTCAATCGGATCTCGATAAACCGCCACGCGAGTGTAGTCAGGAAATAAATCAGAAGACACATCCACTAAACTTGTGCCATTGTGACGAAATCCTAAAATATCGTGAACCCCTTGAATATCTTCTGATCCATCTTCGCTGATGCCATCATCAAGAATCGTAATCCGTTTTAAGGTGGTGCTTCCCCCTTTGGCAATGGCCACAAATTTATGACGGCGTTTGTGATTAACAATAAAGAGATTTTGAAAATAAGGACTCATTGGTGCGTCTAATAAAGAGTTCATTGTTAGAAATTAGTCGTTTAAAGTGAGGAAAGAGGGCATAATTAGCAGCATTTACTAATTTTCATAGTTATATAGTCAGTCTAAATCCATTGGAAAAACTCTAGCACAAGCATCTTGTTTGTGATCTGCGTTGTTCTTTAGGAATTGTGAAGTTATGTCATGATTCCTTGATCATTATCGAAAATTTGGTAACAATTGATACAGAAGTTATCTGAGGGGTTTAAATCAAAAACCCATTCAAGCCGACACTTAATGACAAAGCCATGAATTATCAAGATTTTGAGCAAAAAGAAGCCCGTCAATACGCACCCGGAACCCCCGTAGAACTCAAAAGCCAACCTGGTCTAGTCTATATTATTGAGGAATATGACCCGATGATGGTTCCTCCGGTGTGGTTAAAAAACGACGTAATGCCACGCTATCCCGATGAACTCAGGTTAATGTCTAACTTATTCTGTTGGTTGTCTCCCCAACCCCGTTTAGCTGCTTAACCAGAGTTAGGAGTTGGATTATTTTTAACGAGATAATAGGTGTTTTAGACAACGATAGCAATGGCTGTGGAGCTTATTCTGAATTCACGTTGCTTAGGGCATTAATCAGGTAAAATAAAAAGCTGATCTGTTACCTTGTTGGCCATTCGGAATTCTATGAGCAAAAACGAACGCCGAACCTTCCTGTTAGACTTTGAAAAACCCCTATGGGAGTTAGAAGCGCGTATTAACCAAATTCGGGAACTGGCCGAAGAAAACAACGTAGATGTTTCTGAACAAATTGCTCAACTCGAACGCCGCGCCGAAGAGTTGCGTCAAGAAATTTTTAGTACCTTAACCCCCTCGCAACGACTGCAATTAGCCCGTCATCCCCGTCGCCCCAGTACCCTCGACTACATTCAGGCGATCGCAGATGAATGGTTTGAACTCCACGGCGATCGCGGTGGTTATGATGATCCCGCCCTAGTTGGGGGAGTTGCCCGCTTAGGGGGTCGTCCCGTTACGATTTTAGGCGAACAAAAAGGACGCGATACCAAAGATAACGTCGCGCGGAACTTCGGGATGGCTTCCCCCGGTGGCTACCGTAAAGCCATGCGTCTGATGGAACGGGCTAACCAATTTAATCAACCCATTATCACCTTTATTGATACCCCCGGAGCTTGGGCTGGCGTAGAAGCGGAAAAATTAGGACAAGGCGAGGCGATCGCTTACAACCTTCGGGAAATGTTTCGACTCGATGTCCCCATCATTTGTACCGTCATCGGTGAAGGGGGTTCAGGGGGAGCGTTAGGGATCGGAGTCGGCGATCGCCTCTTAATGCTCGAACACGCCGTTTATATGGTCGCTACCCCCGAAGCTTGTGCCGCGATCCTCTGGAAAGATGCCAAAAAATCCCCTCAAGCAGCTATGGCTCTGAAAATTACCTCCTCCGATCTCAAAGAATTGGGTATTATTGACGAAATTGTCCCTGAACCATCGGGAGCAGCCCATAGTAAACCCCTAGAAGCCGCCAATCTTCTTAAACAAACCCTTATCGATACTATCGACGAACTTTCTTCTCTAAGTCCTGAGCAACGGCGCAAGCTACGGTATCAAAAGTATCGTCAAATCGGAGTTTTTTTTGAAAGCTAAAAAAATATAAACACCAGAGGATGTTATAATATCTTTGGTAACAATTTGTAACAATGTTCTCAGCTAGACCAGTTCTTTTGGCCTAGTGTTGATCCTTACGTTCTTAGGATTATTCCCCAGTAGGACAGAAGATCAATAAGAAGCCATATTATATCATGAGTTTTTCTCAAAGTCAACGACGAGCCATTATTACAGGAGCCAGTAGTGGCATTGGAAAAGCAACAGCTTTAGCCTTTGCCAAAGCTGGAATCGATCTAGCCCTTGTCAGTCGTTCTGCCGACCAGCTAGAAGCCGTTGCTCAAGCGGCCAGAGAAGTTGGGGCGTTAGCCCAAACCTATGTGATTGATTTGAGTCAGTTAGCGGAAATCCCTACAAAAATCCAAGCAATTATCGAGGATTTCGGCCACATTGACATTATAGTTAATAACGCAGGAATGGGGTACACGAATCTTCTAGGGGAAACCTCCCTATCCGACTGGCAAAGGGTAATGGACTTGAACGTGACCAGTATTTTTCAATGTGTTCGCGGGATTTTACCCCAGATGCGCGATCGCGGGCAAGGAACCATTATCAATGTGTCTTCCATTGCCGCCTTTAATACCTTTCCCCAATGGGGAGCCTATTCCGTCAGCAAAGCCGCCTTGGCAGCCTTTTCCAAAGTTCTCGCTGCCGAAGAACGGGCTCACGGCATCCGCGTCATCACCATTAGTCCAGGGTCGGTTAATACCTCCATTTGGGACACAGAGACCGTACAGGCCGATTTTGATCGTTCAGCCATGCTCAGTCCTGATACCGTCGCTCAGACAATTCTTCACGCGGCCCTTTTACCAGCCGAGGCCGTGATTGAAGAAATGACCATCTTATCCAGTGCTGGAACCCTGTAATCCCAGATCAGCGTTTTTACTTTATATTATGACAATAGCTTCTTCCAACGGATTCAATCGCCTTAATGCTAACGGTTCTAACACCCTTAGTCCCAATTTAGCCGAGCGAGTATCTACCCGACCCGATCGCAACACCCACAATGGACAACCGGCTCAACTCCATCCCATCTCTGACAGCAGCAAAGAGAAAATGATGGAAGCGGTGCGGACGATGTTAGAAGCGTTAGGAGAAGATCCTGAGCGAGAAGGACTCCTCAAAACCCCCAAGCGCGTCGCCGAAGCGATGGCTTTTCTCACCGAGGGATATAGTCAGTCCTTAGAAACCCTAGTCAATGGCGCGATCTTTGATGAGGGGCACAATGAGATGGTCTTAGTCCGCGATATCAACTTCTTTAGCCTCTGTGAACATCATATGTTGCCCTTTATGGGACGGGCTCATGTTGCCTATATTCCTAATCAAAAAGTAGTAGGACTAAGTAAACTAGCGCGGATCGTCGAAATGTATTCTCGTCGCTTACAGGTTCAAGAACGGTTAACCCGTCAAATTGCCGAAGCGGTTCAAGAAATTTTAGATCCGCGAGGCGTTGCTGTCGTGATGGAAGCTAGTCATATGTGTATGGTGATGCGTGGAGTGCAAAAACCGGGCTCTTGGACAGTCACCAGTGCCATGTTAGGGGTATTTCAGGACGAACAAAAAACCCGTGAGGAATTCCTAAATTTAATTCGTCATCAACCTAACTTTTTTTAGCTCTCTGTCGAGAAGCATCTCGCTTTCCCGATAGGAAAGTATTGAGGACAGTGACTAAAATTTTGCCGTACGACGATAAAATCCCCACCTCATGATAGGGGGGTAAAAACTGGGGGCATCAAACCCCCAGTTTTTACTATTAAGGAACAAAACTTGCCCCTAGGATCATAACTTTTCAGCGATACAACGTTGCTTTTTCAGCACTGGGTTTTTAGAGCGGTTAATTACTCTGTCCGCTATACTCTAATTAGACATAAAAAAGCAGTCCTTTTAGGACAGGGCTTTAAACCCAATTTTTCGGTCACTGCCTCCTTGATATTTATCTTTTGCGGCCAAACAAAGCAAAAGCTGAAGTATAACCGTGTAAAAAAGTTTGTCCTCCCACTGGACCGATTTCTCCATTACAGAAAAAGCCCCCTAGGCTCAGTTTCGGAAAAAACCGAGAAAACAGCCCAGAATCAAAATTAGGCTGGTTATACAACCCTTCCCCCCGGCCTAAACAAGAAAACATTAACGCCCCCTCGACCGGATTGGTTGAACCAACAGAGGCACGATAGGACTCTAGAAGCAGTTGTAAATCATCGGCGGAGGTTTGGGCATCGCGCAGATGAAATTGAATCCGTTGACCTGGACGAATGCGATCGCCAATAGCAATTGCTCCCAGACGCGGATCAACCCCCAACAAATTGCGAATCAAAAAGTCTCCCGGTTGCAGGGTTTGCTTAAATTCATCGCTAACAATCCCAACAAACAAAGAATGTTCGGCTAATTGACGGTCCTTTTCTCCTAAAGTTTGAATTAACTCGCGTAGTAGTTCTAAGGGGGGACGAATTTGTTGATTATGATCCCTTAATTGGAGAATGACATTGCGTTCCCCTTGAGAAATCTCATAGGGTTGACCAATGGGACGACATCCTTGAGCTACGATGGATTCAACCCTAATATTGCCAGTCAAGGCAATTCCCACCGTTCCCTGGTAAAATACCCCTTGATCCGCCGTTTCTGGGGTGTGATAGAACAAAGCACTTTGAACGCCGATAATACTGGTACTTGCTAAGCCTCCGACTTTTACTGCTCCTGGGTAAGCAAAGTCGAGTCCGGCTAAAAGATCGGTAATCCCTGGGGAAAAAGGACTCGATAATAGGATAAAATCGGGCTGATCGGCCGGA is part of the Rippkaea orientalis PCC 8801 genome and harbors:
- a CDS encoding DUF4335 domain-containing protein, whose product is MNPFNNAPIRRYTPPTCTLELWDKRSPLSRWREQATLKDLNFVLRFDDPRLLEDQQVTLQGELPQLELLSDVVCSYVQNLLHQTVNCLTVTHSSSTEEAACLVALSSLPKTVTDSENSVSLPPTLYPKGFLSHELRLGSLEDQATHNTVNLSASQLFDLVNALEEYHQDVAVLSSPQKVAKVKGVWIWSGAVAVTLLAIAIPTVGLRWFQSINAKGDSLSSQPDAIEEEGGFLDVLPPVPPPPKGPMPRPSLAPVLATKDPLPPPEKIGEATPPPRNPSAEIQAPTLRELPPPPVVPPAPSQPATAQNNSVPNAPPPQDLISLPVPGTAMIMAPTSTTVASRIGAIRPIPAPPPLRAQSFDVPSPIQESLPETPIRNPLTRAKPAPETSLLDTIPQVAEARQYFQARWQPPQDLSQTLEYRLIVQPDGSLKQAVPLGKAATLYYPQTGIPNPGSSFVSKLTVEGDQTIRLVLIPNGTVKTFLE
- a CDS encoding DUF3038 domain-containing protein gives rise to the protein MSLTTETLSPVSNWEDLSLSNVPNSEQLDKIKTHLDLVLLGLEALTKINSSDLVSVAQDLGLNIIKVQKWQLWQQRQLSGISPTEETPTPLTIEEARSQIIILCHLCQQNQELIRRAVTLLEQMMTQNKDPLRIGLLQEYCESFNHLYQGGTTESSSLSTEQLAKLAFKLLVDLLFYSTPDGHRRLWLAMLDYSR
- a CDS encoding glycosyltransferase, with protein sequence MKIVYVLPSNLICGGHIVVLQHITRLQARGYDISICLLDRNTPASPESFEWFPYSHIPVFHPEAFPEDVDICVATFWATLIPVLNFPAQHKVYFVQSDETRFYDNPIYQSQVALTYFSNIHFMTEARWIVEWLNLNFGKSACYIPNGFDPTIIHRVDPIIPKPKDKYRILVEGSINTPFKRIKEALEVCSYFDCEVWCVSNQGKPCSDWKIDRFFYQVPFNEMKSIYSSCDILLKLSSVEGFFGPPLEMMACGGVCVVSDVTGYDEYIVNEYNALVVPNGEIELARKAIQRLIDDRDLYRQLQKNGQQTSQQMKWDTSINKLESFFLEIAQGSRLKSHTSAWIKQINQTLNAYLSLSQEIEMLRLKAQEVETLRSQVQALENSSGFQHSGNFNFNQSVFSVFKKTSNFFYQFSVLVLTKLFKLVYWIITFQFPQKLRRWRIAQIISKSGLFDTGYYWQQNPDVKLSNVDPLGHYLDIGASQGKDPNPLFDTSFYLEQYPEVTQLGMNPLAHYIMIGAKKGNKPHPLFDTTYYLEQYPDVVELGINPLLHYLTIGLEENRHPFPCSTIELPSFKLRAEPIVSEEIPKSLDPNYQTWLSFNYPTSEDLNTMAEQIQKLEYQPLISIIMPVFNPKIAYLKTAINSVLNQVYQNWQLCIADDASTNPQVYEILADYAAEDTRIKVVFRQENGHIAEASNSAFEIAMGEFIALLDHDDVLTPHALYHVVSMLNDHADADMIYSDEDKIDEQGYLSDPFFKPDWCPDSFLSKMYTCHLGVYRRSLVEQIGAFRVGYEGSQDYDLVLRLTEKTDKIFHIPNVLYHWRIHAQSTSTNIDSKNYAVMTAKKALSEAIERRGEPGTVTDVPYCLGNYHIRYELKTDDLVSIIIPTKDLGDTLNQCLKSIFEQSTYPNFEIILIDNGSTEERSLEVMKQWQEKEPEKLKVFPLKIPFNYSQINNFAVQHSQGKYLLFLNNDIEVITPDWIEALVEQAQRPSIGAVGALLLFPDDTIQHAGVIGGIFYSCGHSHKRFPFRSPGYFNQLNTITNYSAVTGACLMCRRDVFEEIGGFDETLAVNYNDIDLCFKMIDKGYRNIYLPHVVLYHYESKSRGYDSLNNFKKARLFCEGKYFQTQWKVLIEHDPCYNPNLTFDQEDYSIRT
- a CDS encoding NAD-dependent epimerase/dehydratase family protein, translating into MKAIVIGGAGFIGSHLVEQLLEKGISVKVYDNLTSGSSGNLRSIASEIELIQDDIRHFDGLVKAMKGVDWVFHLAALTSVAQSVDNPLLAHEINNTGTLNVLWAAVQSKVSRVIISSSCAVYGDSHTPPVRETDLPVPKSPYAASKLTAEAFASSFYAAYGLPSLCLRYFNVYGERQRPDSDYAAVIPRFIEAYRTHQTPHIYGDGYQSRDFIHVRDVAKANFLAASVEASVLSHYRVFNIGTGVSTNLRELLDIIAESVGYEIPPQFHSARTGDIQHSCSDITLATKKLGFSPTIDLKSGLKNLVRSSLFKPSTNAIKRS